From the genome of Geoglobus ahangari, one region includes:
- a CDS encoding SCP2 sterol-binding domain-containing protein, with amino-acid sequence MPVLFSEEWVKEYIRLLNESKEYEEAAKDWEGDFLFVVEPDEGLEKPLYAYIDLYHGKAREGYVVDDPSKVKAAFEFRGKYSNWKKLLNGEIDPIKGLVTGKFKLKGNMAKVMRYAKAAKVLVEVAQKVETELPEK; translated from the coding sequence ATGCCAGTGTTGTTTTCTGAAGAGTGGGTTAAGGAATACATCCGGCTTTTGAACGAGAGCAAGGAGTATGAGGAGGCGGCAAAGGACTGGGAGGGCGACTTTCTTTTCGTCGTGGAGCCAGACGAGGGGCTTGAGAAGCCACTGTACGCCTACATAGACCTCTACCACGGCAAGGCGAGGGAGGGATACGTGGTTGACGACCCGTCGAAGGTCAAGGCCGCATTCGAGTTCAGGGGGAAGTACTCGAACTGGAAGAAGCTTCTCAACGGCGAGATCGACCCGATAAAGGGCCTTGTGACAGGAAAGTTCAAGCTCAAGGGGAACATGGCGAAGGTCATGAGGTATGCCAAGGCCGCGAAGGTTCTGGTAGAAGTTGCCCAGAAGGTCGAGACCGAGCTCCCGGAGAAGTGA
- a CDS encoding MBL fold metallo-hydrolase: MPGPTNVGVVAFDGSAMLIDTGLDKEHGRRVLRLLEKNGMELRAIVNTHSHADHFGGNEYLVRRTDARVYAPEIEAGVIQHPYLEPLYLFSAHPVSEMMNRFLMARPSRVDHVVGIEGKGELEFGSIEAHTVPLRGHSPGQIGVEVDGVLFCADSVFSESVIEKYRIPLFMDIGRQKGTLEFLGKSSYELYVPCHAEPTEDISHLVDVNMSVISRVEEFLLSLSGGTTDEILRKLCSEFGVKLSSFTEHALMLSALKAYLSYLHDRGDYRAEFERTLYWTRVS, from the coding sequence ATCCCGGGCCCAACGAATGTCGGGGTTGTTGCGTTCGATGGCAGTGCGATGCTTATCGACACGGGCCTCGATAAAGAGCACGGGAGGAGGGTGCTGAGGCTCCTTGAGAAGAATGGGATGGAGCTCAGGGCGATAGTAAACACCCACTCACACGCGGATCACTTTGGAGGGAATGAGTATCTGGTCAGGAGGACGGATGCGAGGGTCTATGCTCCCGAAATTGAGGCTGGCGTGATTCAGCACCCCTACCTCGAGCCCCTCTACCTCTTTTCCGCCCACCCCGTGAGCGAGATGATGAACCGCTTCCTCATGGCCAGGCCATCAAGAGTGGATCATGTCGTGGGAATCGAAGGAAAGGGTGAGCTTGAGTTTGGGAGCATAGAAGCGCATACAGTTCCGCTCAGAGGCCACTCTCCGGGGCAGATTGGTGTGGAGGTTGATGGGGTTCTGTTCTGCGCCGACTCGGTGTTCTCGGAGAGTGTTATCGAGAAGTACAGAATTCCGCTGTTCATGGACATAGGAAGGCAGAAGGGGACTCTCGAGTTTCTTGGAAAGAGCAGTTACGAGCTCTACGTTCCATGCCACGCCGAGCCGACAGAGGACATCTCCCACCTCGTGGATGTGAACATGAGCGTGATAAGCAGGGTTGAGGAGTTCCTTCTTTCGCTGAGCGGAGGTACCACGGACGAGATTCTTAGAAAGCTTTGCTCGGAGTTTGGAGTGAAGCTGAGCAGCTTCACCGAGCACGCTCTGATGCTATCTGCCCTGAAGGCATACCTAAGCTACCTGCACGACAGGGGCGATTACAGGGCTGAGTTTGAGAGGACCTTATACTGGACGAGAGTTTCCTGA
- a CDS encoding thiamine pyrophosphate-binding protein gives MASVAELIAESLVRAGVERVYGIIGTSVLDFYDVLQNYGDKLKVITVRHEQSAVSAADAEFRAAGKLSAAIVHAGPGFLNTTIALGMAMKDRVPFLLISGGVKRRLRETDAWLEVNQRAIADGLVKAYEVVEDAGEVGDALSRAFEGMLSYPYGPAIIEVPEDVWREETNSQPPEVGKEIHGEVDDGEVGRVMERMRRAERPVILACGELVRRSFSQNDLERVSEHLSAPVITSGNGRGTLPEDSPLTLGRVGFGGGNLAADRVFERADFVLVLGNELDDITTYSYTLAPQGDVVVVSEDPSAEVRPLYYELIRANPAAFLRRMAELCDAVEKKDEWLREVEGARSEWSALLREFSERNSRLCNPGRFFDLLDKRLDRDRVVVAGQGTHVIFANNNLRVFSPGSYLASTNLGAMGYALPAAIGAKLACPEKQVVCVAGDGEILMTVQELETVRRENLDLKIVVVNDSSYRVLYLKQVLQKQGRVFQTLLSNPDFVRLAESFDIPATRVESSNGIEEAIEFLLEDGARMVELVIDRDEIPPLNLDATLRMGV, from the coding sequence ATGGCGAGCGTGGCGGAGCTGATAGCCGAGTCGCTTGTAAGGGCCGGGGTTGAGAGGGTTTACGGGATAATCGGCACCTCTGTTCTTGATTTCTACGACGTTCTGCAGAACTACGGTGATAAGCTTAAAGTCATCACCGTGAGGCATGAGCAGAGCGCGGTGTCTGCGGCAGACGCAGAGTTCAGGGCTGCGGGTAAGCTGTCCGCAGCGATCGTGCATGCCGGTCCCGGGTTTCTGAACACCACCATAGCCCTCGGAATGGCGATGAAGGATCGCGTTCCCTTCCTGCTCATCTCGGGAGGCGTGAAACGGAGGCTGAGGGAGACGGACGCATGGCTCGAGGTCAACCAGAGGGCGATAGCCGATGGCCTCGTGAAGGCCTACGAGGTCGTGGAGGATGCGGGCGAGGTTGGGGATGCTCTGTCGAGAGCCTTTGAGGGGATGCTGTCCTACCCGTATGGTCCTGCTATCATTGAGGTGCCCGAGGACGTGTGGAGGGAGGAAACTAACTCACAGCCGCCCGAGGTTGGGAAGGAGATTCATGGTGAGGTTGACGATGGCGAGGTTGGGAGAGTGATGGAGAGAATGAGAAGGGCGGAGAGGCCGGTCATTCTTGCATGCGGGGAGCTGGTGAGGAGGAGCTTCAGCCAGAACGACCTCGAAAGGGTGTCTGAGCACCTCTCCGCTCCGGTGATAACCTCCGGCAACGGAAGGGGAACTCTGCCAGAGGACAGCCCGCTCACCCTCGGCAGGGTAGGATTCGGAGGTGGAAATCTCGCTGCTGACAGGGTTTTTGAGAGGGCGGACTTCGTTCTGGTGCTCGGAAACGAGCTGGACGACATAACCACATACTCCTACACACTCGCGCCGCAGGGAGACGTGGTTGTCGTCTCTGAAGACCCGTCGGCAGAGGTCAGGCCACTCTACTACGAGCTGATCAGGGCAAACCCTGCAGCTTTTCTGAGGAGGATGGCCGAGCTGTGTGATGCTGTCGAGAAGAAGGATGAGTGGCTGAGGGAGGTTGAGGGGGCGAGGAGTGAGTGGAGTGCGCTGCTTAGAGAGTTCAGCGAGAGAAACTCGAGGCTCTGCAACCCCGGGAGGTTCTTTGACCTGCTCGATAAAAGGCTGGACAGGGACAGGGTGGTGGTCGCAGGTCAGGGCACTCACGTCATCTTCGCGAACAACAACCTGAGGGTTTTCAGTCCGGGAAGCTACCTGGCCTCAACGAACCTCGGTGCGATGGGCTATGCTCTCCCGGCTGCCATAGGAGCGAAGCTTGCCTGCCCGGAGAAGCAGGTCGTGTGCGTTGCAGGGGATGGGGAGATATTGATGACCGTTCAGGAGCTCGAGACGGTTAGGAGGGAGAACCTCGACCTGAAGATTGTGGTCGTGAACGACAGCTCTTACAGGGTGCTTTACCTGAAGCAGGTTCTTCAGAAGCAGGGTAGGGTTTTCCAGACCCTCCTGAGCAACCCTGACTTCGTTAGGCTTGCCGAGTCCTTCGACATTCCGGCGACGAGGGTGGAGAGCTCTAACGGAATTGAGGAGGCGATTGAGTTCCTCCTTGAGGACGGAGCGAGAATGGTGGAGCTCGTGATAGACAGGGACGAGATCCCGCCGCTGAACCTCGACGCGACGCTGAGGATGGGTGTCTGA
- a CDS encoding MFS transporter: MERRVLSISAARFADSLGGGMAYFTLPILIGAIAHSSMPVDTLSGIVISTWGLLATIFQPVAGKVIERKAHPKWFLFSSLFLTAILVMLYTRVRSVEELVVLRALLGIVESFLMVSSLTLLMHFAGRKKGESFGIYNTFTDLGFSASPVLAGTLIAMGIDVVFYISALLVLVSAIAVAIFVEDAGDVSVRGRSGGILDLGRETVPVLLSLSAAVALMSSIVPLENSFMERLSITPFEFGLSFTLYLTTRTVFNTFAGRITDRKGAKRVYFLSSILLSFTALLFLVRSFPVFLAVRFIQGFVVALVYTSSAVYVAERSGLSYAMSMSVLSSVITAGLTLGPLVAGFLSGYLGFEIAYILFSAMVATPIFYEMLKEGTKKKGLPAPELVVLP, translated from the coding sequence GTGGAGCGGAGAGTTCTGTCCATATCAGCTGCGAGGTTTGCAGACTCCCTCGGAGGGGGGATGGCCTACTTCACGCTCCCGATACTAATTGGGGCGATAGCTCACTCCTCAATGCCAGTAGACACGCTGTCCGGGATAGTTATATCCACGTGGGGTCTGCTCGCCACAATCTTCCAGCCAGTCGCTGGAAAGGTGATAGAGAGGAAGGCGCATCCCAAGTGGTTCCTCTTCTCCTCCCTCTTCCTTACAGCCATCCTCGTAATGCTCTACACGAGGGTCAGGAGCGTGGAGGAGCTTGTGGTCCTCAGGGCGCTTCTCGGAATCGTGGAGAGCTTTCTGATGGTATCCAGCCTCACGCTTCTCATGCACTTCGCCGGGAGGAAGAAGGGTGAGTCATTCGGGATATACAACACCTTCACTGACCTCGGCTTCTCAGCCTCACCAGTCCTTGCTGGCACTTTAATCGCGATGGGGATAGATGTGGTCTTCTACATCTCCGCTCTCCTCGTGCTTGTCTCCGCCATTGCCGTTGCCATCTTCGTTGAGGATGCTGGAGATGTGTCGGTGAGGGGGAGGAGCGGCGGGATTCTTGACCTTGGAAGGGAAACCGTCCCTGTCCTCCTCTCCCTTTCCGCTGCGGTAGCGCTCATGTCCTCAATAGTCCCCCTCGAGAACTCGTTCATGGAGAGGCTGAGCATAACTCCATTCGAGTTCGGGCTCTCCTTTACCCTCTACCTCACAACGAGGACTGTCTTCAACACCTTCGCGGGAAGAATAACCGACAGGAAGGGGGCCAAGAGAGTTTACTTCCTCTCGTCAATTCTGCTCTCGTTCACAGCACTCCTATTTCTTGTCAGAAGCTTTCCTGTTTTTCTCGCGGTCAGGTTCATTCAGGGGTTCGTCGTGGCCCTTGTTTACACATCCTCGGCTGTCTACGTGGCAGAGAGAAGCGGTTTGAGCTACGCCATGTCCATGAGCGTCCTCTCGTCTGTCATAACAGCCGGCCTTACTCTCGGCCCGCTCGTCGCCGGATTTCTCAGCGGGTATCTTGGCTTCGAGATCGCCTACATCCTGTTCTCCGCAATGGTTGCCACGCCCATCTTCTACGAGATGCTGAAGGAGGGAACAAAAAAGAAGGGGTTACCAGCCCCTGAACTGGTAGTACTCCCTTAG
- a CDS encoding aldehyde ferredoxin oxidoreductase family protein codes for MMYAGKILRVNLESGEVKEYRPENSLYEEYVGGGGVAVNLHLDYGSYKAEPFSGDNPLIVMTGPLTASALSASRAQFTARSPLTYAWGESSSGGKFATYLKRAGWDGLIVEGKSDRPVYLYIDSSGAEIRSADHLWGKTTYEAQEAIERDEGDVSTAVIGPAGENLVRYACILVDNSRAAGRTGMGAVMGSKRLKAIAVAKDEAFTPEPADPEGYRRAMNDLVARIKDNFTANMFKEVGTGGYVESSEMFGDLPTKYFTQGVFGAAEKISSNYIVERYLKRHDGCLGCPIRCGKVLDYNGKEYHLPEYETLASYGSLLMIDSAEALIEMNHLANSLGLDTISSGVTIGMAMYLTENNIADFGIRFGEAEKARQMLEDIAFRRGKGDVLAEGSMRVEQQLGLHGVAAHVRGLEIPMHDPRAFASLAVAYATNNRGACHLPHQMYNIEMGMKIKEYGIVSSGRFENEGKGVITAKMQNYSEIFNSLIMCVFVPAKPKHISQLLSTSTGIDYTIERIYEVGERTFLRKREFNELAGRGKEWDRLPEIIMQPVDGGSEGHVPDLEVQLREYYQFRGW; via the coding sequence ATGATGTATGCAGGAAAGATTTTGCGGGTCAACCTTGAGAGTGGAGAGGTTAAGGAGTACAGGCCGGAAAACAGCCTTTACGAGGAGTATGTTGGTGGAGGAGGTGTTGCGGTAAACCTCCACCTCGACTACGGAAGCTACAAGGCCGAGCCGTTCAGCGGTGACAACCCGCTGATAGTCATGACCGGGCCGCTGACCGCCTCGGCTCTCTCTGCTTCAAGAGCCCAGTTCACCGCACGCTCCCCCCTGACATACGCATGGGGGGAGAGCAGCTCAGGCGGGAAGTTCGCCACCTACCTGAAGAGGGCAGGATGGGACGGGCTGATCGTCGAGGGCAAGAGCGACAGACCGGTGTATCTGTACATTGACTCGAGTGGAGCCGAGATAAGGAGCGCCGACCACCTGTGGGGGAAAACGACGTACGAGGCTCAGGAGGCAATAGAGAGGGATGAGGGGGATGTATCCACGGCCGTGATAGGGCCAGCCGGAGAGAACCTTGTCAGGTATGCGTGCATCCTCGTCGACAACTCGAGGGCCGCCGGAAGGACGGGGATGGGTGCGGTGATGGGCAGCAAGAGGCTGAAGGCCATTGCGGTTGCGAAGGATGAAGCTTTCACCCCAGAGCCTGCAGACCCGGAGGGGTACAGGAGGGCGATGAACGACCTCGTTGCGAGGATCAAGGACAACTTCACGGCCAACATGTTCAAGGAAGTTGGAACAGGTGGCTACGTGGAGTCCTCGGAGATGTTCGGAGACCTGCCGACAAAGTACTTCACCCAAGGAGTTTTCGGCGCTGCGGAGAAGATTTCGAGCAACTATATTGTAGAGAGATACCTGAAGAGGCACGATGGGTGCTTGGGCTGCCCGATAAGGTGCGGAAAAGTGCTGGACTACAACGGCAAAGAATACCACCTTCCCGAGTACGAGACCCTCGCGAGCTACGGCTCGCTCCTCATGATAGACTCGGCTGAGGCTCTCATAGAGATGAACCACCTCGCCAACTCGCTCGGCCTCGACACCATCTCTTCCGGCGTCACGATCGGCATGGCCATGTACCTGACAGAGAACAACATAGCCGACTTCGGCATCAGGTTCGGAGAGGCAGAGAAGGCCAGACAGATGCTTGAAGATATAGCGTTCAGGAGGGGAAAGGGCGATGTGCTTGCCGAGGGAAGCATGAGGGTGGAGCAGCAGCTCGGATTGCATGGAGTGGCCGCCCACGTCAGGGGGCTCGAGATACCGATGCACGATCCGAGAGCTTTTGCGAGCCTCGCCGTTGCCTACGCGACCAACAACAGGGGTGCATGCCACCTGCCCCACCAAATGTACAACATTGAGATGGGCATGAAGATAAAGGAGTACGGCATAGTTAGCAGCGGGAGGTTCGAGAACGAGGGCAAGGGAGTGATAACGGCAAAGATGCAGAACTACTCCGAGATCTTCAACTCCCTCATCATGTGCGTATTTGTACCTGCAAAGCCGAAGCACATCTCCCAGCTTCTGTCAACATCCACGGGCATCGATTACACCATCGAGAGGATCTACGAGGTTGGTGAGAGGACATTCCTGAGGAAGAGGGAGTTCAACGAGCTTGCCGGGAGAGGAAAGGAGTGGGACAGGCTGCCAGAGATAATCATGCAGCCCGTTGATGGTGGCAGCGAGGGGCACGTGCCGGATCTTGAGGTGCAGCTAAGGGAGTACTACCAGTTCAGGGGCTGGTAA
- a CDS encoding dihydroorotate dehydrogenase produces the protein MPEALKVSVAGIEMRNPLMLASGVMGSSSASLNRLSEHAGAVVTKSVGLEPVEGYRNPAVINYSHGLINAVGLASPGAKAFAEELKDYAFYSPLIVSLFAHTPEEFAELVSYFEFADGFELNLSCPHAKNVGLAVGSDPELVREIVREVKRATRRPVFAKLSPNVSDIVEIGKAAEEGGADGIVAINTLKGMKIDIFAKRPILSNVSGGVSGEGIKPVAVKCVWDLYEELSIPIIGSGGVTSWKDVIEFMLAGARAVQIGSALFYSNRIFYSLKESLIAYTRMTGERLEDIVGAAHRA, from the coding sequence ATGCCGGAGGCTTTGAAGGTCAGCGTCGCTGGAATAGAGATGCGGAACCCCCTGATGCTGGCAAGCGGAGTCATGGGTAGCTCATCCGCATCTTTAAACAGGCTCTCGGAGCATGCTGGAGCGGTTGTGACGAAGAGCGTTGGGCTCGAACCTGTTGAGGGCTACAGAAACCCGGCCGTGATCAACTACTCCCATGGGCTCATAAACGCAGTCGGGCTTGCTTCTCCCGGAGCCAAGGCCTTTGCGGAGGAGCTCAAAGATTATGCCTTCTACTCCCCGCTCATCGTGAGCCTCTTCGCCCACACGCCTGAAGAGTTTGCCGAACTCGTCAGCTACTTCGAATTCGCTGACGGATTCGAGCTGAACCTGAGCTGTCCGCATGCGAAGAATGTTGGATTAGCGGTTGGCAGCGATCCAGAGCTCGTGAGAGAGATAGTCAGGGAGGTGAAGAGGGCGACGAGAAGACCAGTCTTCGCGAAGCTCTCACCCAACGTCAGCGACATAGTGGAGATCGGCAAGGCAGCCGAAGAGGGGGGTGCGGATGGAATCGTCGCGATAAACACGCTGAAGGGAATGAAGATAGACATCTTCGCCAAAAGGCCAATACTGAGCAACGTGAGTGGGGGAGTGAGCGGGGAGGGAATAAAGCCAGTCGCCGTGAAATGCGTCTGGGATCTGTACGAGGAGCTCAGCATCCCGATTATTGGCTCAGGAGGTGTGACGAGCTGGAAGGACGTGATCGAGTTCATGCTCGCAGGTGCAAGGGCAGTGCAGATAGGCTCGGCCCTGTTTTACTCCAACAGGATCTTCTACAGCCTGAAGGAGAGCCTGATAGCCTACACGAGGATGACCGGGGAGAGGCTTGAAGACATAGTGGGAGCAGCCCACAGAGCTTAG
- a CDS encoding HEPN domain-containing protein, with translation MSVEEIEILRDRSEKFLKNARHLYETGIYDLAAFNIQQSVELYLKYRLFLLAGDYPKTHSIKKLLRELGKIAGKTEDVEKFMKENIDRISNLENAYITSRYIPSEFEKVEIENMLDVAEKIRKLVDEL, from the coding sequence ATGTCTGTGGAAGAAATTGAGATTTTGCGAGATAGGAGCGAGAAGTTCTTGAAAAATGCCAGACACCTATATGAAACTGGTATATATGACCTCGCAGCTTTTAATATCCAACAATCTGTAGAACTGTATCTGAAGTACAGGCTTTTTCTGCTCGCTGGAGACTATCCCAAAACGCATTCTATAAAAAAACTCCTCAGAGAGCTTGGGAAAATTGCGGGAAAAACAGAGGATGTTGAGAAATTTATGAAAGAGAACATAGACAGAATATCCAACCTTGAGAATGCTTACATAACTTCGCGATACATACCGTCCGAATTTGAAAAGGTTGAAATCGAGAACATGCTTGATGTAGCCGAAAAAATAAGGAAGCTGGTTGATGAGCTATGA
- a CDS encoding 2-hydroxyacid dehydrogenase translates to MTDEFVVVSMSPLPESFIQGLFAPFKAKLGKEIRVIGVFGKPREEVLKALEQADVVLGDYSFQMKIDEEMCRAMKKVRLIQQPSTGFDHIDIEACRKHGILVANAGGANAVSVAEYTVMAALMLMKRILYAHEKTVAGEWPQWKLMDMGTYDLSGKTWGVIGFGRIGREVAKRARAFGARIFYHDLNRYEELEREMGVEHADLGRLLRASDVVSIHVPLTEKTRKMIGERELRMMKPTAVFINPSRGELVDEDALAKALKNRWIMGAAVDVYSQEPPDESHALIRLARESEVNLLLTPHIAGANADARARIIEHSIGNVIRVLMGGEPESVVNM, encoded by the coding sequence ATGACAGATGAGTTTGTTGTTGTGTCCATGAGCCCCCTGCCGGAGTCGTTCATACAGGGTCTCTTCGCCCCGTTCAAGGCGAAGCTCGGGAAGGAGATCCGAGTGATCGGGGTCTTCGGAAAGCCGAGGGAGGAGGTGCTGAAGGCTCTCGAGCAGGCCGACGTCGTTCTGGGAGACTACAGCTTCCAGATGAAGATTGATGAGGAGATGTGCAGGGCGATGAAGAAGGTGAGGCTCATCCAGCAGCCCTCGACGGGCTTCGACCACATAGACATAGAGGCGTGCAGGAAGCATGGAATCCTGGTTGCCAATGCCGGAGGGGCGAATGCTGTTAGCGTTGCCGAGTACACCGTTATGGCAGCCCTGATGCTGATGAAGCGCATCCTGTATGCCCATGAAAAGACTGTAGCCGGGGAGTGGCCCCAGTGGAAGCTGATGGACATGGGAACCTACGACCTCTCCGGCAAGACGTGGGGGGTGATAGGCTTCGGAAGGATAGGCAGGGAGGTGGCGAAGAGAGCGAGGGCTTTCGGGGCGAGGATCTTCTACCACGACCTGAACAGGTACGAGGAGCTTGAAAGGGAGATGGGGGTTGAGCATGCGGATCTGGGAAGGCTGCTCAGGGCGAGCGACGTTGTGTCAATCCACGTCCCCCTCACCGAGAAGACGAGGAAGATGATTGGGGAGAGGGAGCTCAGGATGATGAAGCCCACGGCCGTCTTCATCAACCCGTCGAGGGGAGAGCTTGTTGACGAGGACGCACTCGCGAAGGCTTTGAAGAACAGGTGGATAATGGGTGCGGCGGTGGACGTTTACTCCCAGGAGCCGCCAGACGAGAGCCACGCTCTGATAAGGCTCGCGAGGGAGAGCGAGGTGAACCTGCTCCTCACACCTCACATAGCAGGAGCAAACGCTGATGCGAGGGCAAGGATAATCGAACACAGCATCGGAAACGTGATACGGGTTCTGATGGGTGGCGAGCCGGAGTCGGTGGTGAACATGTGA
- a CDS encoding nucleotidyltransferase domain-containing protein: MSFDVRIEMVKEDRKYFENWQHYAKIISEVAREKLGDVKVYVFGSVVEGRHTPASDIDVLIVSSKTPRRMEDRAKIAGEILRRVGVFSPFELHIVTPKEFEWYRRFVKRMVEV; the protein is encoded by the coding sequence ATGAGCTTTGACGTGAGGATTGAGATGGTCAAGGAGGACAGGAAGTACTTCGAGAACTGGCAGCATTACGCAAAAATAATCTCGGAAGTTGCGAGGGAGAAGCTTGGGGATGTGAAGGTTTATGTCTTTGGGTCGGTTGTTGAGGGTAGGCACACTCCTGCAAGCGACATTGATGTGCTGATAGTTTCATCAAAAACGCCGAGAAGAATGGAGGACAGAGCGAAGATTGCTGGGGAGATTCTGAGGAGAGTTGGTGTTTTCTCGCCCTTTGAGCTCCATATAGTCACACCGAAGGAGTTTGAGTGGTACAGGAGGTTTGTAAAGAGGATGGTCGAGGTGTGA
- a CDS encoding PIN domain-containing protein, which yields MAQLIIESDQVFTPDIVLAEVARKYVREGYDDSTVKKRLDFMHDVSAVVSIDREIAVTASKCYIEMVEKSKELKQPKPGLADAIVLAISRVKDAKVVTGDMHFRPFKETIWLG from the coding sequence GTGGCTCAGCTCATCATTGAGAGCGATCAGGTGTTCACTCCAGACATCGTTCTGGCAGAGGTCGCAAGGAAGTATGTCAGAGAAGGGTATGACGATAGCACTGTTAAGAAACGACTCGACTTCATGCATGACGTGTCCGCGGTTGTCAGCATAGACAGAGAGATTGCAGTTACCGCCTCAAAATGCTACATTGAAATGGTTGAAAAATCAAAGGAGCTCAAGCAACCCAAGCCCGGACTTGCAGACGCGATAGTTCTGGCGATATCGAGAGTTAAGGATGCCAAGGTTGTTACCGGAGATATGCATTTCAGACCATTTAAAGAGACTATCTGGCTGGGCTAA
- a CDS encoding iron-containing alcohol dehydrogenase, which translates to MWKFLAPRVIFGEDSVEFLERYEDSRPVVVTDKVMVELGHLDTIGKHLGEFEVYAAEPREPLKSDALDLAERIRELNPDIIIALGGGSVIDLAKAGRILSEVEMEPEEITPFTDLRDYGFEKRTEFIAIPTTSGTGSEASWAIVLKDEEEDRKVVMANEEVVPDYAIVDPVFVKSMPGKLVISTGFDALSHAVEAFLSTFSNPFSDALAVRATRDILENIEKSFEGDEMAREVMHISATMAGMAFSNSQVGVVHALAHAFGAVMNVPHGDAIAGFLLPVLEFYRERGVERLDELSRLVGFDVMERIREISERFDVFSVFSEKPFDDAIPEIVEKAMQDSCVITGPFVPDAEDLENILRRLV; encoded by the coding sequence ATGTGGAAGTTTCTCGCCCCGAGGGTTATCTTCGGAGAGGATTCGGTGGAGTTCCTCGAGAGGTACGAGGACAGCAGGCCAGTTGTGGTGACCGACAAAGTGATGGTGGAGCTCGGGCATCTGGACACCATCGGAAAGCACCTCGGGGAGTTCGAGGTCTACGCCGCAGAGCCGAGAGAGCCTCTTAAGAGCGACGCCCTCGACCTTGCGGAGAGGATAAGGGAGCTGAACCCCGACATTATCATCGCCCTTGGTGGAGGGAGTGTGATAGACCTCGCGAAGGCAGGGAGGATCCTGTCAGAGGTCGAGATGGAGCCCGAGGAGATTACGCCCTTCACCGACCTCAGGGACTACGGGTTTGAGAAGAGGACGGAGTTCATCGCCATTCCAACAACAAGCGGGACGGGAAGTGAGGCGAGCTGGGCGATAGTGCTGAAGGATGAAGAGGAGGACAGGAAGGTCGTGATGGCCAACGAGGAAGTTGTGCCAGACTACGCCATCGTTGACCCGGTCTTCGTCAAAAGCATGCCGGGGAAGCTGGTGATCTCTACAGGATTTGACGCGCTGAGCCACGCGGTTGAGGCCTTCCTCTCGACGTTCAGCAACCCCTTCAGCGACGCCCTCGCCGTTAGGGCGACGAGGGACATCCTCGAGAACATCGAAAAGTCCTTCGAGGGTGATGAGATGGCAAGGGAAGTCATGCACATCTCCGCCACGATGGCAGGGATGGCCTTCAGCAACTCGCAGGTTGGAGTCGTTCACGCGCTCGCACACGCATTCGGGGCGGTCATGAATGTCCCCCATGGAGATGCGATAGCCGGGTTTCTGCTTCCAGTCCTCGAGTTCTACAGGGAGAGGGGCGTGGAGAGGCTGGACGAGCTGTCAAGGCTCGTTGGATTCGACGTGATGGAGAGGATTAGAGAGATTTCCGAAAGGTTTGACGTTTTCTCGGTCTTTTCCGAGAAGCCTTTCGATGATGCAATTCCCGAGATCGTTGAGAAGGCTATGCAGGACAGCTGCGTTATCACGGGCCCGTTCGTGCCCGATGCAGAGGATCTCGAGAACATCCTCAGGAGGTTGGTCTGA